Proteins from one Streptomyces caniferus genomic window:
- a CDS encoding PIG-L family deacetylase, with amino-acid sequence MTDRPLTLMAVHAHPDDEATGTGGVLARYAAEGIRTVLVTCTDGGCGDGPGGAKPGDPGHDPAAVALMRRQELEASCEALKISDLEMLDYADSGMIGWPSNDAPGSFWQTPVEEGAARLAQLMRHYRPDVVVTYDENGFYGHPDHIQTHRITMAALEMTALTPKVYWTTMPRSMMQQFAETMREFQEDMPEPDPAEAAAIAEIGLPDDEITTWVDTTAFSGQKFDALAAHASQGENIFFLKMGKERFGELMGTETFVRVQDTTGTAIPENDLFTGLR; translated from the coding sequence ATGACCGACCGGCCCTTGACGCTCATGGCAGTACACGCCCACCCCGACGACGAGGCCACCGGAACCGGAGGAGTCCTGGCGCGGTACGCGGCGGAGGGCATCCGCACGGTTCTCGTGACGTGTACCGACGGCGGTTGCGGTGACGGACCGGGAGGTGCCAAGCCGGGCGACCCCGGGCACGATCCGGCGGCCGTCGCCCTGATGCGCCGTCAAGAACTCGAAGCGAGCTGTGAAGCCCTCAAGATCAGCGATCTGGAGATGCTGGACTACGCCGACTCCGGGATGATCGGCTGGCCGAGCAACGACGCCCCCGGATCCTTCTGGCAGACCCCCGTGGAGGAAGGCGCCGCCCGCCTCGCACAACTCATGCGGCACTACCGACCCGATGTGGTCGTCACCTACGACGAGAACGGCTTCTACGGCCACCCCGACCACATCCAGACCCACCGCATCACGATGGCAGCGCTGGAGATGACCGCGCTGACACCGAAGGTGTACTGGACGACGATGCCCCGCTCGATGATGCAACAGTTCGCCGAGACCATGCGCGAGTTCCAGGAGGACATGCCGGAGCCGGATCCCGCCGAGGCCGCCGCGATAGCCGAGATCGGCCTCCCCGACGACGAGATCACCACATGGGTGGACACCACCGCATTCAGCGGCCAGAAGTTCGACGCCCTGGCCGCACACGCCAGTCAGGGCGAGAACATCTTCTTCCTCAAGATGGGCAAGGAACGCTTCGGCGAGTTGATGGGCACGGAAACCTTCGTACGTGTCCAGGACACCACCGGCACAGCCATACCCGAGAACGACCTCTTCACCGGACTACGCTGA